The genomic region agtcaacaaagtcaaagagcctacatcaaaagcctccaagaaaaacatgaactggcctcaggctatggaagagctcaaaaaggatttagaaaagcaagttagagaagtagaggaaaaattgggaagagaaatgagagtgatgcaagaaaaccatgaaaaataagtcaatgacttgctaaaggagaccccaaaaaatactgaagaaaataacaccttaaaaaatagactaactcaaatggcaaaagagctccaaaaagccaatgaggagaagaaggccttgaaaggcagaattagccaaatggaaaaggaagtccaaaagaccactgaagaaaatactaccttaaaaattagactgaagcaagtggaagctagtgactttatgagaaaccaagatattataaaacagaaccaaaggaatgaaaaaatggaagacaatgtgaaatatctcattggaaaaaccactgacctggaaaatagatccaggagacataatttaaaaattattggactacctgaaagccatgatgaaaaaaagagcctagatatcatctttcaagaaattatcaaggagaactgccctgatattctacagccagaaggtaaaatagaaattgaaagaatccactgatcacctcctgaaaaagatcccaaaaagaaaactcctaggaatattgttgccaaattccagagctcccagatcaaggagaaaatattacaagcagccagaaagaaacaatttgagtattgtggaaacacaatcaggataatacaagatctagcagcttctacattaagggatcgaaggacttggaatacgatattccagaggtcaatggagctaggattaaaaccaagaatcacctacccagcaaaactgagtatcaggctccaaggcaaaatatggattttcaataaaatagaagactttcaagatttctcagtgaaaagaccagagttgaatagaaaatttgactttcaaacacaagaatcaagagaagcatgaaaaggtaaacaagaaaaaaaatcataagggacttactaaagttgaactgttatgtttacattcctacatggaaagatgatgtgtattattcatgagacctcagtattagggtagctgaagggaatatatagacagagggcacagggtgaggtgaatatgaagggatgatttctataaaaaataaaatcaaattaagggatgagagaggaatataaagagagagggagaaagggagagatagaatggggtgaattagcTCGCAtgaaaggggcaagaaaaagcagttctgtaggaagcgaagagggggcaggtgagggggaatgagcaaatcttgctctcatcggatttgacctgaggagggaataacacacacactagattgggtatcttaccccacaggaaagaaggaggaaggagataaaaaagggaggacaatagaagggagggcagatagggggaggaggcaatcaaaaacaaacacttttgaaaagggacagggtcaagggagaaaattgaataaagggggataggataggaaggagcaaaatatagttagtctttcacaagatgagtattgtggaagggttttacataatgatacacatgtggcctatgttgaattgcttaccttcttagggagggtgggtggggaggaaagaggggagagaatttggaactcaaagttttaaaaacagatgttcaaaaaaaatgtttttgcatgcaactaggaaataagatatataggcaatggggcatggaaatctatcttgccctacaagaaagtaagggaaaaggggatggggggagtggggtgacagaaggaagggctgactgggtaacgggaaaccagaatatataccatcttggagtgcggggggggggggagggtagaaatggggagaaaatttgtaattcaaactattgtggaaatcaatgctgaaaactaaaaatattaaacaaataaataataataataaaaaattttacccAGTCTTCCTCTatatcctgagctccagtcctgaaTTACCAATGTAAGAAATatgaggaggagttttgtttccacagaattgaaggtgtactttccccccctcccccaccccagctttagcagaaaccaggcctcaggtcagtcaggtgaaagatcagaggcttgtaggcatgcttaaatgagccgtttgaggagggcatgatgtaggcaatcagggggttgtatctggccaatgaagagcctggcaggagattcaagTCTGAGTCTTTTATACTTTCttctgtactctgttcaggggaggtacccatttattgaggaagaataaatgtaaattataattaaaacattcctgacttcccaacgggtcttgcttattcctagacaatgtatgTTTCTAACACCAACTACTTGTTAGATGTCTCTACCTGAATGGCCCatgaacatctcaaactcaacctggTCCTAGGCCCCaaagaattcattatctctcCAAATCCCATCTCATAGTCTCCCTGATTACAGTGTTTCTCCTCTCATCTATCCTCCACATAGATGCTAAATTGATGTTTCTAAATTTCAGGTTTGATatgtcattctcctactcaagaaacttcagGGGCTTCCTATTCCCTTCAGGAAAAAATTGGAGattcttctatttggcattcaaaatccttcacaCTAGTCTAGTCTGTCTTTTCAGACCCATTACAGATATTTGTACCTTGGAGTGAATAGGGGAGAGTAATCTGTGACTGGTCTGGAAAGATGGGTTCTGtagctagattcaaatcctgcctctgatgcctaCTACCTTCCTGATCTCAGTTTGGTCATCTGTGATATGAGAGGGTTGATCTAGATGGTCTCAgttgtcccttccaattctatatTTAAGAGACTATGCTTGGAATGATCTCTTCTCTACCTCAAAGAACAACAGCTTCAGAGTGTAGTTCTGGTGCTGCCCCCTACAGGAAGAATTGTTAATGCCTTCCtaagttactttgtatctactcAGGATGCGTCTACATATCCCTTAGGTTGTCTTGCCCCATTTAAATGAGGACATGGTCCAGTTTTATCTTTacatctctagcatttagcattgtgcctggaacacagtaaataataaatatattcttCTTGAGCTGATAAGGGATGGGAGAAGGAGTATAAGCAGGGGGACATAAAAGAGGGGTGGGGGCAAAGAGCGTATAAAGggataataagaataatagccagcatttatattgCACATTAAGATGCGCAAAGTAATTGATATGTgttaagctagcatttatattgcacatTAAtttatagttagcatttatactgTACTTTATACGTgctatatcatttgattctcacaatgaaATACAGgaaataatattattatcccctttttacagatcagaaaagagggaggttaagggacttgcccaaggtttttgtggttgtttggttatttcagtcatgtcccactcttcataaccccatagctagtaaatgtctgaggcaggatctgaactcagggcttACAGACCCCAAATCCAGAACTTTATCTAATGTGTCACCGAGCTGTGCCTAGGGTGGGAGATATCATCACAATACAGTCATTACTACATGAAATGGTCTTAATCTGTTAACCGTTTCCAAGAAGCCATCCTGAGAATGGGTAAACACACCAGAGGTAAGAAGAAAACCCATAGCAGCTACTCTGAGGGTCTGGTCCTCTGGTGTGctgaagaagggaaatctcataGACTGGAGTCCCCTTCTCGTTGGGAAAGGCCACCCCGTTCCTCCCTTTCACTTCTTGGGCCCTCTTCCTGAAATTCCTCCAGGAGGGTCCTTACCAGTAGCCAGTGAGATCCAGAAGGCAGGTCCATGTTGAGTGTGCAGGGAAGCAGAGCCCAGGCGGAGTGGACACATTGGAGTCAGTGTGGTGGCCGTGGAGAAGAAGATTAGTGAAAGGATGAGGAAGACCCCTGTGGCCAGGAGCATGTATCCACCATAAATTAATACAGGCATGGAAAACAGCACATTTGATAACAGCCAGCAAAGGAATGCGACCCTGGTAAGGCATAGTTCAAGTGAGGAGAAAGGGACCATATATAATAGTCACAAaattgggggggggcggtggtcTGAGTAATTCACCTCCATAGTACCTTTGGGCTAAGTACCACTTGGACTCTGTGCCTAGGATGCCAGCCCCCTCCCATCAGGGTTTCCAGGACAGTAAAAAATTATTGTCTAAAGTACAAGTCATCTTGCTACCCTTCCCAGCCTTCTATCCTCACCAAAGTGTGGCAGAAGCATAGTGTCCAGCCAGGCGGTATTGGCGGTACAGGCCACAGGGACTATTTGGAGTAAATTTCTCTGCCAAGTAGAGTACTGGGTCAGGTACCCCCTTCTCCAGTGCTTCTATATACTCCTCAGCATAATTCTGTCCAAAGTGCCATCTGAACTGTTCATTGTAGTGAATGGTCTCATTCAGCTGCTGTACTGGTATCCCTGGGGAAAAGAAACAGGGGAAGAAAGGTCAAGGTTCAAGGACCAAGGGGGACCAGGACCAAGAgggttctgtgtgtgtgtgtgtcccctttGAGAGCCAGAGGGTATCTTATAATATCCCATGCCCTACATATTCAGTAGGGACAGATTCAAATAGGAAAGATAGCACATTGGGGAGATAGTGGCATGGGAATGAGCAAGGGAGGAAAACCTTGGCCATGCCTGAGAGAAAAAAACATGTTTCATGGATCACAGGATTTTCCATTAAGAAAGGCAAGAGATTTCAGGGACTCTCTAGTCtgacttcttcattttaaagatgaagaggttaagggacctgcctaaggtcacacagtaatgGTCAAAGGCAGAAATCTGctgatgccctctgaccccagagccaaTGCTTTTCTCACTGTACCCATTTCTGTGTTCCTAACCTCCTCTACCCAAGGCCAAAATCCCTTAAGCTTTCCTGACTCGAAGTTTTGTACATGGTTTCCAAAGACAGAACACCCCACCAGGATTTACCCAATCATGTCCTTTTACCTGTAAGGGTGATATTGATCCCTCGAAGACCTATTTGCAACCCTACATCTGCATTGATCCTCACGGGGCTAAAGGCCTTATACGTAGTGTTGGTGTTGACCCGGCCCACAGACCACTCGCCACTGAAGTTCACAGCTGGAGAGGggagtagaggaagaagagggcatGGTAAGAGAGTCATGGGAACATGGTGGGTGGATGTGATCATTGGGTTCAAAGCCTTCCACTGCTCTCTGCATGGTCTGAGTCTGCATCTGCTCCCTTGAGAGATACTGCCCACAGCAAGATGGGAAGGGCAAAATGGATCAGcaagaatattattattattactattattaataataactagcatctatacagtgctttaagatttgcaaagcattttacatgtttcctcatttgaacctcataacatccccgggaggtaggtgctgttatcatcttaattttacagatgaggcagacagagcttaagagacttgcccagggtcccacagacagtaagtgtctgagcttggatttgaactcaggtcttccagactccaagtccagcattctactacttggacacctagctgccccaattaatAAACAGCCTCAGCATGGAAATGCCTCATCCTTCCACTGTCACCAAGACAATGCAATCAGCCATTTCCCCACTTTTATTGCCATTCTTCCAGGGACTTCTAGGTTCAGGTGTTCACTTTAATTTGATTTCAACTACATAAGAATGTTGAGTGAAAGTGCTCAGTATAATCTGCCCCTTTGTAATTCCAGTGCTAGGCCACTGGGTGGCgaagtgcatagagcactgggttcggaatcaggaagacccatcttcacgaattaaaatccagcctcagacactgattagctgtgtgaccctgggcaagtgcctcaaccctgtctgcctcagttcctcatctgtaaaatgaactggagaaggaaatggcaaaccgctccagtgtctttgccaagaaaacccaatatgGGGTCACAGAAAGCTGGAAACTGAATGACTACAAAAAAACCCTGGTGCTTGGCATCTTACTTGTCACGAGAGGGATTTGgcggtgaagtagatagagcgttggacctggagtcaggcacACCTGcattcagatccagccttagaacttgctagctgtgtgaccctgagcaaatcacttaaccttcattttcctcaggttcttcgactgtaaaatggggataataaccagcttctggggttgttgtgaggttcaaatgagataatatctgttttttaaaaaaaaaattcttagcacTGTGACTGGCACAGGaaagcagagggaagggaa from Trichosurus vulpecula isolate mTriVul1 chromosome 8, mTriVul1.pri, whole genome shotgun sequence harbors:
- the DUOXA1 gene encoding dual oxidase maturation factor 1; this translates as MSSFGHTFPFYAGPKPTFPMDTTSAVIITVFLTVLVTFIGILPGIRGKMRLFWLLRVVTSLFIGATTLAVNFSGEWSVGRVNTNTTYKAFSPVRINADVGLQIGLRGINITLTGIPVQQLNETIHYNEQFRWHFGQNYAEEYIEALEKGVPDPVLYLAEKFTPNSPCGLYRQYRLAGHYASATLWVAFLCWLLSNVLFSMPVLIYGGYMLLATGVFLILSLIFFSTATTLTPMCPLRLGSASLHTQHGPAFWISLATGLLCILLSLAVMVMHRIRPGRLKIFFNQSGVEETEKIAGPEEGGLLSPRYRTSVESPGDQDITLSEPPSEEPLTEEPIRPPEEPQREPESSL